The Virgibacillus phasianinus genome includes a window with the following:
- a CDS encoding RicAFT regulatory complex protein RicA family protein: MAEYTRKQILDEARNLAQMLASTEEIDRFKQVEAKINDNQKVQKLITKIKALQKQAVNFQAYEKKEALKRVEEEIDRLQAEIDDIPVVQEFKETQGVVNDILQVVSGTIAREVTNDVIRSTGGDVLAGETGSKSKNNSACSH; this comes from the coding sequence ATGGCTGAATATACACGTAAACAAATTCTAGATGAGGCAAGAAATCTGGCACAAATGCTAGCTAGTACGGAGGAAATTGATCGCTTTAAGCAGGTTGAAGCAAAGATTAATGATAATCAAAAGGTCCAAAAGCTAATTACAAAAATAAAGGCATTGCAAAAACAGGCAGTTAATTTTCAGGCATATGAAAAAAAAGAAGCGCTAAAACGGGTCGAGGAAGAAATAGATCGTTTACAGGCTGAAATAGATGATATTCCAGTTGTACAGGAGTTTAAAGAGACACAGGGTGTCGTTAACGATATTTTGCAGGTTGTATCTGGAACAATTGCCCGTGAGGTAACAAATGATGTTATTCGTTCAACGGGTGGCGATGTACTCGCGGGTGAAACTGGTTCCAAATCCAAAAATAATTCAGCATGTAGTCATTAA
- a CDS encoding outer spore coat protein CotE, translating into MTFLDQEYREIITKAVCGKGRRFVEATHSITPSHKPSSILGCWVINHLYHAKKKSKDVVEVNGSYDINIWYSYNDNTKTEVVTERITYCDHVKLSVKDDHCINDDYDVVAKVLQQPNCLECKITNQGNKIEVEVEREFLVQIIGDTKVYVKVNPVGHHHNDDDEDWDFDVNDEELDEINPDFLNKDKD; encoded by the coding sequence ATGACTTTTCTTGATCAAGAATATAGAGAAATCATTACGAAGGCAGTATGTGGTAAAGGACGCAGGTTTGTTGAGGCAACACATTCAATAACACCATCCCATAAGCCATCAAGTATTTTGGGGTGCTGGGTAATTAATCATTTGTACCATGCAAAAAAGAAATCAAAAGACGTTGTTGAAGTAAATGGCAGCTACGATATCAATATTTGGTATTCGTACAATGACAATACCAAAACAGAGGTGGTTACAGAAAGAATTACGTACTGTGATCATGTTAAACTATCTGTAAAGGATGATCATTGTATAAACGACGATTATGACGTAGTAGCAAAGGTTCTTCAGCAACCGAATTGCCTGGAATGTAAAATAACAAACCAAGGGAATAAAATAGAAGTGGAAGTTGAAAGAGAATTTTTGGTCCAAATCATTGGCGACACTAAAGTATATGTTAAAGTTAATCCAGTGGGTCATCACCACAATGATGACGATGAAGACTGGGACTTTGACGTAAATGATGAGGAACTGGATGAAATTAATCCAGATTTTCTAAACAAAGATAAGGATTAA